The following DNA comes from Enterocloster bolteae.
TCGGTGGGAACCAGGGAGATGACAACTCATGGACAGGGGCCTATTGAGGATACCGGAAAGACCTATGATTTGGCTATCAATGGAGACGGGTTCTTTGTCATACAGGGAGAAAACGGCCAGTATCTGACACGCAACGGCCATTTTACCAGGGATGATGAGGGAAATCTCATGCTTCCGGGAGTGGGCCAGCTTATGGGAGACGGCGGTCCGGTATATGTGGATGAGGAGGGATTCCGCGTTGGCGCGGATGGAATTATCTACGACAATGAGGACGGCGCCCTGGACCAGATTCAGATAGTGGTGCCGGACAATTACGACAGCCTGGAGTTCTATGACAACGGAACCTACGGCGCGGGGGCGGGCGTGGAGCTCAGCCAGGTTTATCCCACGGTGTATCAGGGAAAGTTAGAACAGTCAGGAGTAAATCTGAACAATGAGATGACCAGGGCCATGGAGGTGCAGAGGGCGTTTCAGTCCTGCGGAAAGGCCCTGACCATCATAGACCAGATGAATCAGAAAACAGCCAACGAGATTGGAAAGCTGTAGGGGGGAACCATAGATGAATATATCGTACTATACAGCAGTATCGGCCATGAACGCATTCCAGAAGGACCTGGATGTGACTTCTAACAACATGGCCAATATAAGCACCAACGGCTACAAGTCCATGCGCAGCAGCTTTAATGATTTATTGTACACCCAGATGGACATGCGGCCTCAGGCCCAGGTGGGACACGGAGTCCGCAATGACGGGCCGGGAACCACGTTCCAGCAGGGGATTTTCCGCAAGACGGACCGGGAACTGGATTTTGCCATATCGGGCAATGCGTTTTTCGCCATCCAGACCAGCGAGGACGAGGAAGAACCGGCTTATACCAGGGACGGCGCATTCCAGATATCCTCCACGGATGACGGCAATTACCTGACCACCAGCGACGGAAGCTATGTCCTGGACCAGGACGGGGAGCCCATAGAGCTGGAATACAAGACATCAGAGGACGGCGGAGACAATGATGCAGGGGAGCTGGACTTAGACGGGCTGGTAGAACGGATCGGGCTGTTTGTGTGTGAGAATCCGGAAGGGCTGCAGCATGTGGGCATGAACCTGTTCCGCACAGGAGAAACCTCCGGTGAATGGCTGTCCATGGATGATTTGGACGATGAACAGGAGAAAAGCAAGGCTATGAGCCATGCCCTGGAGATGTCCAACTGCAACATGTCCACAGAGATGGTCAATCTGATGCAGACGCAGCGTGCGTTTCAGCTTAACAGCCGGATCGTCACAACCGCGGATCAGATGGAAGAGATGATAAATAACTTAAGGTAATGACATACAAGGCAATGACATGCGCTGAACTTACTGAAAGGGGAGATGCCCATGAACGAAAAGAGTCTGATTTACAGCTTGTTTTCCAAGTTCCTGGATGAGGGGCAGGATGAGATACCCCGGGAAGAGGACGGCAAAGAAAGCCCGGAACGGGAACAGGATAAAAAATCACGGCCCCAGGGGCAGCCCTATGACAGAGCGGACGAGACGGAACATGCGGACAGAAACCATGACAACAGGGTGGAAACAGTGGAGGACTGGAATGAAACCGAACAGAGGCGGCGCCAGCAGATGGAGCGCGAGCTTCTGGGGCAGGAGCATCCGGAAAGCGCCACGCAGGAGTCGGAGTCATATGATGAGGACCGGTCCGTTTCCGGGGACAGCGGTGCTTATGAAGGCAGCGGCGCACAGAAGGACGGCATAAAGAAAGAAGAAGTTACCCGGGATGCCTGGGTGGAGGTTCTTGTCTCGGATGACAGGATGTCGGTGTCCATGATGGTTTACGGACCATCCGGAGGCGGAAGTGATATAACGGAGGAAATGGTGTATGATGTGCTGGAGCAGAAGGGGATCTGTTTTGGCATAGACCAGAAGAAGATAAGCTGGGTTGTCAGCGGGCAGCAGTATATGCAGATGGTTATGATAGCTGCGGGCGAGCCTGCCAGGAACGGGGAGGACGGCCATATTAAAGACTATTACCCCAGGAAGGCCCAGATTAAGTACGCTTCCAAGGGAAACGGCGGAATCGACTTTAAAAGCACCAATCTGATACATAATGTAAAAAAAGGTGATGTTGTCTGCGATATTACACTTCCCACGGAACCCGGAGACGGTATGGACGTGTTTGGCCAGCCTGTGCGGGGGAAGAAGGGAACCATGCCGCCCGTTCCCCAGGGCAGGAACATTGTTTATTCTGAAGACAGGGATAGGCTGCTGGCAGCCTGCGAGGGCAATCTGACCTTCCGGTCCGGCCGTTTCCATGTGGAGAATGTATTTACCGTGTCCGGCAATGTGGACAATTCCGTGGGAAACATCAACTTCACAGGCAGCGTGGTGATTCACGGGGATGTTCTGGAGGGATACAGCGTCAAAGCAAAGGGCGATATTACGGTTATGGGAATCGTGGAGGGCGCCCGGCTCAGCGCGGGGGGAGATATTCTGCTGCACAAGGGCATGCGGGGCATGAGAACCGGCGTGCTTGAGGCGGAGGGCGATATCACGGCCAAGTTTCTGGAGGACTGCAATATCTTTTCCAGAAATAATATCCAGGCAGAATATATCATCAACTCGGAGGTGTCCTGTGGCCACGATTTGACATTAATTGGAAAAAGAGGGGCGTTTATCGGCGGAAGCTGTTCTGTATATAATTGCATGAATGTGAAGGCAGTGGGAGCGCCCAGCCATATCGCCACCTCTGTGACCCTGGGCCTGACGCCCCAGCTTATGGATGAGATGGAGGCAGTGGGCAAGGAGATGATACTGCTCTCCAGAAAGCTGACGGAGCTGAACAAAGATATTTCTTATCTGAGCGGTAAGCTGAAGGAAGGGACCATCACTCCATCCCAGCGGGAACGGTTATCCAAGTTAAAGCTGGAGGCCCCCATTAATTCGCTGAAGGAAAAGAAACTGAAGCAGCAGGGAGCTGAGCTTTCCAGGAAACTGAGGGAGGTGGGCAAGTCCAGGCTTACGGCCAGGGAGGTATACCCCG
Coding sequences within:
- a CDS encoding DUF342 domain-containing protein produces the protein MNEKSLIYSLFSKFLDEGQDEIPREEDGKESPEREQDKKSRPQGQPYDRADETEHADRNHDNRVETVEDWNETEQRRRQQMERELLGQEHPESATQESESYDEDRSVSGDSGAYEGSGAQKDGIKKEEVTRDAWVEVLVSDDRMSVSMMVYGPSGGGSDITEEMVYDVLEQKGICFGIDQKKISWVVSGQQYMQMVMIAAGEPARNGEDGHIKDYYPRKAQIKYASKGNGGIDFKSTNLIHNVKKGDVVCDITLPTEPGDGMDVFGQPVRGKKGTMPPVPQGRNIVYSEDRDRLLAACEGNLTFRSGRFHVENVFTVSGNVDNSVGNINFTGSVVIHGDVLEGYSVKAKGDITVMGIVEGARLSAGGDILLHKGMRGMRTGVLEAEGDITAKFLEDCNIFSRNNIQAEYIINSEVSCGHDLTLIGKRGAFIGGSCSVYNCMNVKAVGAPSHIATSVTLGLTPQLMDEMEAVGKEMILLSRKLTELNKDISYLSGKLKEGTITPSQRERLSKLKLEAPINSLKEKKLKQQGAELSRKLREVGKSRLTAREVYPGTVINIGDCKMSISKKEDSCTFYYLDGEIKKGIR
- a CDS encoding flagellar hook-basal body protein, whose protein sequence is MNISYYTAVSAMNAFQKDLDVTSNNMANISTNGYKSMRSSFNDLLYTQMDMRPQAQVGHGVRNDGPGTTFQQGIFRKTDRELDFAISGNAFFAIQTSEDEEEPAYTRDGAFQISSTDDGNYLTTSDGSYVLDQDGEPIELEYKTSEDGGDNDAGELDLDGLVERIGLFVCENPEGLQHVGMNLFRTGETSGEWLSMDDLDDEQEKSKAMSHALEMSNCNMSTEMVNLMQTQRAFQLNSRIVTTADQMEEMINNLR
- a CDS encoding flagellar hook-basal body protein — its product is MFSGFYTAASGMLMNQRSLNMAANNIANVKTSGYKPKRLVKTTFDQQLVREMNGRTEGLGQGSTISVGTREMTTHGQGPIEDTGKTYDLAINGDGFFVIQGENGQYLTRNGHFTRDDEGNLMLPGVGQLMGDGGPVYVDEEGFRVGADGIIYDNEDGALDQIQIVVPDNYDSLEFYDNGTYGAGAGVELSQVYPTVYQGKLEQSGVNLNNEMTRAMEVQRAFQSCGKALTIIDQMNQKTANEIGKL